Genomic segment of Helicobacter enhydrae:
CCTCTCTTTTGAGTCCAAGCTTGACCAAGCTCGCCTCATCAAGCTCACTCAAAGCCTCCTTATTGGGCTTCTCTTCATAGAGGATACACTCTTTGAGCCCAAACTTCTTGATGGTGCTAATCAAAGCTTCCACCTTTGCTTTCACTCTTGGCAGGCTCACACTCTTACTGACGCGATAGCCGATGCTTCCATACACTAGCTCCTTGCTTCTCTTATCCACAAAATCTGCCTTATGCTCATTGCAAAAGCCCTCAATGCACTGCTTGAGATAGTTTCTCTCATTCTCTAGCTTGCCCACATCATTCTTATAAGCCTCTTTGATCTCATTGACTTTGAGTGTCACCTCTCCTTCAATCCTTCCGATCTCCACCTCGCACTCACAGATTCTTCTAAGTGCCTTGTCCACATCTTCATAATTTTTGATTTCCATTTTCGCTCCTTTAGTTTAGTAGGGCAAGCCCCAAATCAATCGCCACTTCTCTTTCTTTTGCCACCCCCTCACTCTTATAAGCACTCTTGACTTCATAGAAGCAATGACACTTAGCAAGAAGTGCCAACCCATCTTTGAGTGCTTCCTCTCTCTGCTTCTCCTCGCAATACACTTTTGCAAAAAGCAGCACAGGAGAAAGGGGGATATAGCCCCTCTCTTTCACCTCTCTGCACCCACTCTCTGCCATATCCATCACTCTTTGCCAAGCTTTGGGCGTGTAGTTTTCTAGCTCTAGGATATTTTTCACCGGACTTGCCACATAGCAAATCAACTTAGGTTCTTCCATTGATCCTCCTTTTTGTTTTTTTGGGAAAACCCCACAAAGACTACTGCCCCCTTTTTTGTAGTCTCTAGCGACCTTCCACGATATCCACCACAAACCCCTTATTTTCCCCAGACTTGATCGCGATAAACTCCCCCTGCACCTCAAAATACCTAGAGCTATACCCAGCCTTTCTCCCCCTGATGATCTCCACCTTGCCTCTCCCAAATAGCCATTCAATCAGTCTTTTCATATTTTTTCCTCCAAATACGCGATAATCCCCCTTTTTTGAGCCTCTTCCACTAGCTTTGTAGCATTCTCAACACTCCCAAGCCGATGAGATTTTGCTTCACTCTTGACAAATTCCAAAATCTCTCTCCCCAGCAATCAGAGTTTTTTTGAGCACCAAAACTCCAGCCTTTCCACGCACTCTCACCACCCCAATCATAAAATCACCATATTCACAGCATTCTTGATGATTTCTTCACTCAGTGGCTCACTATGAAGCTCTGCTAGTCTCCTAGCTCTTTTGTAGAGTTTGGAGCTTGCTCTGAAATTCCCCAGAGTGTAGGGATAGATTTCCTCACAGAACACCTCTTTGCATTCCTTCTTATCTAGCCCCTTCATCTTGTATTTTCCTCCGATCCGACTATAGAGCTGACGCAACTCTCCATTTTTTCCCACTAGATTCCTTACTAAGATCTCAGTCCCAAACAGCACCAAAGGCACACCGCTAAAATCCCAAATCCTGCGTAGATCTTCCAATGCTCTTAGGGGCAGATGCTCCGCCTCATCAATCATCAGCACCACATCAGCACTCTTTAGGTATTTAGCGATATTGCTAACACTCTCGTGCAGATTAGAGCCTCCATTAACTCCAAATCTGACGCATAGCTCTTTGAGCAACACACTTGCAGTAGTATGCAGTGTGGCTTCGATGAGCACGACATTGGGGTGGCTTTTGCTCCACTCTTTGGCGATACTGCTTTTCCCACTCCCAGCTTCTCCTGTGATGATGGCGATCTCTCTATTCTCAATCGCCTCAGAAATCACAAAATCACTCATTCTTTTATCCTTGCTCTCATAGAGCTTTGTTTCCACCTTTTGCTCTCTTTTGCTAAAATTGGCAATGTAGAGCTTGATTTTTTCTGCAAGCTCCTCACTTTTTCCAGTGTATTTGTCTTTCACAAAAAGTGAAATCGCACTTGCACTGACACCCAGAGCACGACTTAAAGAGGCTTGAGACACATTTTCTCTGCTCATAAAAGCTTCTAAGTCGGCTCTCACTTGAGATAGTTCTATCGCTTCCATTCCTTCTCCTTTTGTTTTTTATGAGGTTAAAACCCCAAATGAGACCACCACATCAAACCTCCCTATTTTATGGGTTGTGGTGAAGGTGGTGAAGGTGGTGGGCTCACTTGGAGCATTAACATTGCATTTTCAAAGAACTTGATTTTTTGGTGGGAAACCTAACCCAAAGCTTTAAGCCTTATTGAGAACACAAGCCTCCCAGCTATAGTCTTTTTTGCTCTTTTGGAGGTTTTTTGAAAGAGTGTATTTCTCAAGTTCTCCCCCCTCACTTGCTTCCTTGAGCTTGACTTCTCTCTCCATTACAGAGTTGAGGGGCTTGAGTTTGGGGGGTTCTATTCTTGTAGCCCCCTCCTTGATTTTCCTCACACCCTCCAAAAATCCTTCCTCCACCTCCTTGCGTGAAGCCTCCACTCCCTTCTTGATTGCCCTCAAGCGTTTCTGATGTTCTCTTTTGGCACTCTGTGCCATTTCTGCCACCAATGGATCATTCCCATCTTTGATGACCGCCTCCCCCAAAAAATTCATCTCCAAATCAAACACAAAGCTCTGATATAGATTATTGATATTCTGTGTGATATAGATAGAGGAATGCTCAAACATCTTAGGATGCACCCACTTATACCCACCCACGCTCACTCCCTCTTTGCCCACACTTCTTTTCATCGCAGGCAGCAGTTTGGCAGAGAGCTCGTATTCGTGGATTGCCCTAGCTTCATTCCTTTTGCTTTCAAATGCCTCTCTTGGAGACACCCCCAGAGCCTCATCATAAGAGTTGAGCAGCACCGCCTCGACATAATCATCCAAAATCACATTAAGCTCACTAAGCAAATGCAGATTTTCTAGATGTGTCTTATGCCCCCTCTTTAGCCTCCTCTCCTTACGATCAAAGAAAAACTCGATCGCCTGCCTCTGACTGACAGAATGCCCGATATACCCCTTCATCCATTCCATTAGATGGTTTTGCAATGTCCCAAAGCTCTTTTCCACAAAAGGCTTGCACCACCCACTATAAGCAGGAGTTCTCTCATATTCTATCCCCAGATTTTCTAGACACGCCTGCACATCTTGACTCACAAACGCCCTCCCATTATCCCCACGGATGATTTTGGGTTTGCCAAACTTGCTGATATATTTTGCGATAGCTCTTGCCACCCCTAGCTTATTCTCACTCTCACAGATGAAAAAACTCCTCACTTTAGAGTAAGTATCGATAAGTTGGATGAGAGTGAATCTCTTCTGCCACTCTCCCTCCACACTCACCCCCAGCATTTCTGCATACTCTCTTGCATCGATGATGAGATCTAGACTGCTCCCATCAATCTCTACGATTTCATTGAGAGTGATGCCCCTTCTAGCCTCACCCACAGCAGGAGCGAAACTTGAGACCACGCTATCACTTCCTTTTTCGATGAGTTTTTTGCTCATTGGATGCTTTCTTAGCCATTCCTGCACGAAGCGTCGCAACACGCTATAGCTCACAGCCTCCCCCCTCCTAGAGTTAAACACCTCAAAATCAAACTTCCCCTCTCTGTGCAGCAAGATATGCAATGCCCTGTGCATACTATTGAGATTCACTCCCCCCTTACTTGCTTTGATGAGGGAGACCACTAGCTCCTCACACTCTAGCTCCTTGATTTTATTCTCCCCATTGCGATTTTTCCCCCTTGTATCTCTCAGAGCCTCCAGCCCTCCTTGTTTATAAGCCCTTAGCCAAGCAAAAAGCTTGTTTTCACTTAGCTCAAAGCTATATTCCCCTTTGGCATTGAGAGCATAGATGAAATCTTTTGCCCTCATTTTCTCTTTTTTGGCTCTATTCCATTCTTGCACCACCCTTTGTTTCTCCAAAGCGAGCAGATAAGAGCGATCATAGACACTAGGCTTGATCCCCTCCACACCCAAAAGAGCAGAGCCACCACTCAAAAGAGCAGAACCCCCAGCAGAGCCACCCCCACCCAAACCAGCCCCAACAGAGCCACCAGCAGAGCCACCCCCACCACTCAAAAGACCTCCATTGCTAGCAGAGCCACTCAAATGATCTTTATTCTTTGCACTCATCTCCAATGCCCCACCCAGCACCTCTCTTTCATAGAAGCTTTGGGCTTCCTCTTCACTAGAGAATGGCTCATCCCAGATTCTAAGGACCCTACCACCACGCCCAATACCTTGGGTGTAGGAGAAAATAAAAAAATATTCACCAAAACGAACTACTCTTTTTTGCTTTACTTTTGCACGAGTCACTTTTTGATGAAGGACATTTTTGTCCTTTTCTATGCAAAAATTTTTTAAAGTCAGAAACTCCCTACTACTCACCCAAGCCATTATTCCGCCTATCCTACCTTGATCCCATCTTTTTCTAATGCCTCTTTCAATTCCTTAGCCCTCCCCCTAGCCCCCTTAACCAACCCCTGAGAAATCTGCCACAGAAGCCTGATATCTTTTTGGCTCATTCCCTTAGCCTGAGCCCACACAGAGAGCACTATCCCCTTATCTCTCATTTTTTGAGCTAAAGTTTTGTTCTTGTTCTTTGGCATAGTCTTTGCTCCTTTCTGATAGAATTCTATCTTAGTGGGTAGAATTATAGGGCATTTTTGGTATTTTTGTCAATAAAAAAGGACACAAATGGTTTATTTTGGAAAAAAGATTGCGGAGATGCGTATTGCAAAGGGAAAAACACAACAAGAGCTGGCAAATTTTTTAGGAGTCGATGTTAAAAAAATCGGAAGGATAGAAAGAGGCGAAACACGATCTATCAAGAACAATGATTTGCAAAAGATTGCTCTTTTTTTTAATGTTTCATTAGATTTCTTAATAGATCAAAATGTCAGTAAGTTGTCAGTTAGTCAAGAAAAAAATGTCAGTAAGTTGTCAGTTAGTCAAGAAAAAAATGTCCATAAGTTGTCCATAAGTCAAGAAAACAATGTCCATAAGTTGTCCATAAGTCAAAAAGTCCCTCAAAATGAGTGCGTAAGTGAGTGCGTTAGTCCCTCCAGCGATCCAAACTCCTACTACAATATCCCCAAGCTCACCCTCCACGCCCAAGCAGGAGGAGGAAACGAACTCCTAGATCTATGCTGCTATGAGAGTGGAGAAACACTCACCATCGACAAAGCCTTTTTCAAATCCATTCCCCAGCACAAGCTCAAAGCCATCAAAGTAGAGGGCTACTCAATGATTCCTATGCTCTATCCTGATAGTTGGGTGATTTTTGAGGAAAGCAGGGAATTCAAAGGAGATGGGCTCTACATCATCAACTACGCCAATCAATTGATGGTGAAGCTCCTCCAACTTGACCCAGCACGCAATATTTTAGACATCATCTCTGCAAACAAGGACTACAAAAGCTACTCCATCTCAGAATCCCAGATCGAGTTCATTGTCATTGGTAAGGTTTTAAGATGTATCATCTAACCCTTTAAACTCCGTTTAAAAGGGCTTTAAAGGCTTTTTGAATATTCTTTTGTAGCCAAATCCCCATACAAACCCATTTTTTAAGTGTCAAATGGCTCAAATTACGCATTTTAGGGGGTTGATTGATGATTATTTTCTGATGTGTCGCAATGATGTTCTAAAGATTGTCAAAAATCGTTCAAAAAATGTCCTAAAAATTCCTAATTTTTACCCTCACTTTGATTTTAAAAAAACCACCCTCAAACCACGCACACATCGCACCTAACACCCCCCAACCCCCCACTTTGATTTCATACACATTATTACAGAATAGCAAGGAATCAAAGAAGATGTTGATATACTTTTTGGTGATGATTCTTTTCTTGATAAGCTTAATGCTGCTATTTCTTTGGGAACAGGGATTGATTTCAAATCCATTTATTATATGGCAACAAGTGATGATAGCCCTAAAACACAAAATACCCCCTATTCAAATAAAGGGAATGGTGGTAGTGCCAATGGTGGGAATAAGGGAGATGGAGATAAGAAGGATGAAGATCGATTTAAAAGAGAGGGAAAAATTCAAAAAGATGAGGCTGAGAAAATTGCAAAAGAATTGGGTTATCAAAAAACCAATAGAAAATCTCATGGAGAGACAATTTATCAACATACCAAAAAACGAAGTGTTATCACAAGAGACACAGATTCTCATTCTGGGGGTGCATGGAAGGAGGCAAAAACGGCGGATGATCTAACGCCAACTAGACGCAATGGAACCTTTAATAAGGATTTGACAGAAAGGATAGGAAAATGAATATTCCCTATGATGTATTTAGAAACTTTTCAAATCAACATTTTGAAGATTTTTTAGAGGACAATAATTTTAGACATTGCTTATGGGATGAGAGAGGATGGAGCGATGAAGAATATTGGAAATTAGAAAAAGGTGTGATTGAGCTTATAGAGCTTAATGTAAATGGCAAATATCAAAAAAAAATCAATGCCATACTTGGAAAAATTATTGAAGTGTATTTTCTTATGCAAGAAACTCATGGCTGCAGCATTTATTTTAACGATTTAAATGTAGATAATCAAAATGGTTATATAGGAATACAAGAACGCATTGATCGATTCAAATCTCTTGTCCTAGCTCTTTTGTTTAACAATACAAAATTAATCAAAAAAAGCTTTCCCTATTCCCCTAATCCAAACAATCCACACAAACAGCAAAAACTAGAGTTTGACAAAAACAAGAACTTAAAACATCTAACACTTGTTCTTGAAGCTCCATTTTCTCTGAAAAATACTGCATATTTTATGGCAGGTTTGGGGATTGTGTTTCAAGAACTCTCTGCCAACATTAACTATCAAAAATCATATTATTATTGTGCAATTCCTTATCAGATTTTTCTTATTATACATTCTCCTTCTCCCATAAAAATGCTGAGCGATACAGCACAAAGAACAAGAAAAGAATTAGAACGCGATTGCAAAATCTTACAGATTGGACAAGGTAATCAAAAGGTTTGTATTTACAAGGTTGCTCATCTTGATGCTACTATCTTAGAACTTTATCTCTCAAATTTTAAACACAATGAATTGTTTTTTCTGCGTCTTGGGGATGATAATTCTGTTTTACATCTCTTGCTAAACAAAATGATTTCTCTTGATAAATTAATCCAAAAACAAGGAGGGGCGTATTTGTGTTATACCAATCTTGGAGAAAGACAAACTCTAGAAGTTAAAATAAGGAAGTGAGAAAAAGAAAATTGAAGACTAAAAACAAAATAAACAGCGATCTAAAAAAACTTCTTAGATTGAATGACGATTTTAAATATTGTCTGTGGAATGGAGGGGGATGGAGCGATGAAGAATATTGGAAATTAGAAAAAGGTGTGATTGAGCTTATAGAGCTTAATGTAAATGGAAAATATCAAAAAAAAATCAATGCCATACTTGGAAAAATTATTGATTATTATTTTGCTATGAATCCATCTTATATTATTGATTTTGAAAAACTCAACACTCAAAATCAAAGCGAAAATATCAATCAATATGATCGAATCGACAGACTGCAATTTCTTGCTCTTGCTCTTATGTATAATGATACAAATCTAATTACTGAAAATCAGCTTCCCTATTCCCCTAATCCAAACAATCCACACAAACAGCAAAAACTAGAGTTTGACAAAAACAAGAACTTAAAACATCTAACACTTGTTCTTGAAGCTCCATTTTCTCTGAAAAATACTGCATATTTTATGGCAGGTTTGGGGATTGTGTTTCAAGAACTCTCTGCCAACATTAACTATCAAAAATCATATTATTATTGTGCAATTCCTTATCAGATTTTTCTTATTATACATTCTCCTTCTCCCATAAAAATGCTGAGCGATACAGCACAAAGAACAAGAAAAGAATTAGAACGCGATTGCAAAATCTTACAGATTGGACAAGGTAATCAAAAGGTTTGTATTTACAAGGTTGCTCATCTTGATGCTACTATCTTAGAACTTTATCTCTCAAATTTTAAACACAATGAATTGTTTTTTCTGCGTCTTGGGGATGATAATTCTGTTTTACATCTCTTGCTAAACAAAATGATTTCTCTTGATAAATTAATCCAAAAACAAGGAGGGGCGTATTTGTGTTATACCAATCTTGGAGAAAGACAAACTCTAGAAGTTAAAATAAGGAAGTGAGAAAAAGATTTAAAAACACTCTAAATTGCTTAGAAATATTGATAAATATTGGTAGGGCGTAATTTCATACATTACTTAATAATTAAAAACCATTATTTGACATTAAACAATAGTGATATTTAGGAATTTTTCAAAACTCCACTGAATTTGAGTGTGCGACATCCTTTGTCATAAATGTAATCAAAATTTGGAAAAACAGATTTGAGTTCATCCAACTTATTGCGTCTTTTCAAATCTGATAGAACCTCGATAGCACTGCTTTTTTTATCGCTATAAGCGATTCTAAAAGCATTTTCAAGAGTTGTGGCTGGGATCTCAAGCTCATCGCGATTAATAAGAATACCAATACAATCAGCACTCAAGAGTGGAATGCTAGATATGCAAACTCAAAGATACTGCAAGAGGGGAATGTAAGAAATATCAAGGCTTATGTTAATGATGCTATGGGGAATGGAGAGAGGGATAATAGGGTTATAGTAACAGCTTTTAAGATTTACTGCGGATTATGTTTCCAAATATAAGAAAGCTCCAAGCCTAGAAGAATTCAAAAGGTTTGTAGGAAAAGAATGGCAAGGAATCAAAGAAAGTGTTGATATACTTTTTGGTGATGATTCTTTTCTTGATAAGCTTAATGCTGCTATTTCTTTAGGAGCAGGGATTGATATGGCAACAAGTGATAATGAACTAGAGAATGAGCAAAAAGATGAGCATAAGCAAGATGAAAAAAGAATCAATCCAAAAAGACAAGCAAGAAAAGAAGGAAAAGAAAGTGAAAACAGGATAAAAGGACTCCTAGAAATAATCAAAAACAAAATCAACAAGTTGATCATATTTCCGATATGCTTGATTAACAAAAGATCAAAGAAGGAGAAAATCTCACCTACCAAGAATTATTAGATATGGCTAAGGGATTATTTGATAAATGAGATCTATTGAAAAACTACCAATTGAATTAGTTTCCATTCACAGGAGTGGATACATGCTCAGATTGAATTTTCGAGATTGTAATGGGATTGAGCATGCTTTGCATATTCAATCCCATTGGAGATTTAAAAAGCACAATAGAATATTTGTGGGTTCTTTTGATTTGACCAATCATGCCAAAGAGGAGCTAGAATATCGATGGGGTAATACTCTTGCGGATTCTTTTTTGGAAAAACTCATAAATATTTTACCTTTAAGAATTATTCGTTTAAAAATTAATACACTTAGGGATATTTCAATCATTTTTGATCATAAGATTACATTTGAATGCTTTATTGATTCTTCAAAAGAAGAGCTTGAACATTGGAGATGGATTGATTTATCACATAGCTCTCCAAAACATATTGTTTTTAAAGAAGTTTAGATGCTTAAAATTTTAGAAAATTTACAGGTCAAAGATGTTTATGTTTATAAAGCCATTCTTTGCTTATCAATTGGAGAAAATGTCAAAATCAATACCAAGGTAGAAATACCTAGATTTGATTTAGAGATTCAATCTCCGTTTCGATTCATTCAAAATGAAATGATTCTCTTTGGATCTTATGAAAAGCTTTTCTTTGAGAATGTATATCAAATCAATCTTCTCCCCCTGCCTTTAAAAATTAAAATGATTAAAGTTAAAAGTTTTGGAGATTTTTTTCTCAAGTTTGAAAAAGATTTTTGTTTACAAGTCTTTGTTGATACAAGAAAAGAATGTGAAAATTGGAGGCTATCTGATAATTTAGAAGAAATCAATAATGATGTGATTTTTAATTACAAAGAAGATTTTTTTGCACAAAAGGCACAAAAATACAAAGACATTGAGCGATACTTGATTAGAAATCAGCACTCAAAGAAATGACAAAAGTCACAAAACACCCAACCAAATGACCAAAGGAGAAATGATAGAAGTGCTAATGGTAGGAAAAAGAGTAGTGATGAGGAGCAAGAGGAGGGGTAAGGGAAATAATCGCTACAATGAATCTACCCCTAAAGATGTCAAAACCCTTTCAAAATCCATAACAAAAAGCAGGTGGGTGATATCTATAAATTCAAAGAATAATATGTCAGGAAAAAACAATGTGGGCAAGTTCGATCTCTATAGAAATACGAAAACAGGGGAAATTACTCTTAAATCAAAAGATAGAAGGGCTTCTATTCCTACAAATATTTTTATAAACTAAGGAACATATAATGTCTATTCATGAAAAACCCCATTATTACTTTGAATTTACCCTTGAAGCTAGTGGAGATCAAGCACTTTTGATTGAGTTGGATTGGATTAGCAAAAAGCTAAGAATCAAGCCTTCTGAAAGTAAAATGATGGGAGAAAGCTTTGTGGCATTTAATCAAACTAGTATTTCTAAATTTACAAGATGGACTAAACAATCAAAAACATATCGCGATTGGGATATTGATATGAATTTTGAAAAATTTGTTGCAAGATTTCAAAAAAGAGAAAAGGAGATTATTGAGATACTTGACAAATACAAAGAGTGTGGGCTGTCAGCAAGTATTTGCTTTGTGCCTACTTTTTATGATCAAAATGCCTATAAAATAAAAATCCCACTTCATATTATGCGTTTTTTATCTACTACAAAATCGTTTTTTACAACTGACGCCTACTTTGAACCCAATCCTCAATTATCACATCTAAAATTTCGCCAAAAACCCCATTATTACTTTGAATTTACCCTTGAAGCTAGTGGAGATCAAGCACTTTTGATTGAGTTGGATTGGATTAGCAAAAAGCTAAGAATCAAGCCTTCTGAAAGTAAAATGATGGGAGAAAGCTTTGTGGCATTTAATCAAACTAGTATTTCTAAATTTACAAGATGGACTAAACAATCAAAAACATATCGCGATTGGGATATTGATATGAATTTTGAAAAATTTGTTGCAAGATTTCAAAAAAGAGAAAAGGAGATTATTGAGATACTTGACAAATACAAAGAGTGTGGGCTGTCAGCAAGTATTTGCTTTGTGCCTACTTTTTATGGGGAGAATGTTTATGATTGTGGAATCTCCCCCAAAATGGCATCTTGGTTATCAAGTATGCAAACCAATTTTAGAGCTAACCCTAAGGTTTTGACAGAAATTGTATGAAGAAACAAATCAAAAAAATAAGCCTTACATTAGTAGAGTTAAAAATTCTAGCTTATGAATTAAATATTCATGTATGTATTCACAGCACATCACAAGTCTGGAATCAACTAAATAAAGAGCTTGCTAAATGTATGCTTGATAACACTCAGGCATACACACAAGAGGGTTTTATTGTGAGTAATAGCAATATTATGCTGTTGCAAAATTATTCTTTAGAAGTTATTGGGGTCTGGAAAGGGAAAAATATCAAATCTATCCATAAATATCTTAGAGCAGATTCATCCTCAAAAGTAGAAATTGAGATTTTTTCTAATTGTCGTTTTTTTCTTTTAATTAGGGATGCAAAATCTCTTGGGGTTCTAATTTATACTCTCACAATAATGATGTTGCAATGCTTTGATAATCAAAACTATCCAACACCTTTAGGCAAGGCGATTGAGTGCTTCATTGATAAATTGCTTAATGTTGGTTTATTGTAATACAAGGGAAATGTAGCACCACCAATCAAAAAGCTATTAATGAAGAAGGATTGAAATCTTTCAATCATTAAACTACTCTCTACCACTTCACTCATCACCTCCATCTCTCAAAACCAAGATCTCATCACTGATCTTAATGGACTCTAAAGAAATGCTAGAAGTTTTACAAGAGGTTGTGCAAATTGCAAGTGGAAAAGATGGATTTAATGCACTTCTTACACTCTATAACAATGAAGATATTTCCAAAGAAATATCAAGGCTTATATATTAATGATGTTGTAGGGAATGGGGAGAGGGATTGGAGGTTTTGGCTTTGTAAAAAAATGTTGAGTATTTTACAAAGCAAGAAAGCAAAAAGAGTAAAATTGCACATAAGGGCTCTATAGCAAAAAGACAGCCATCTACGCAATTTGAAAAGAACTTCATGCAAGAAGTCAAAAATAATCCATTAGAGGGAGCAACACAAGTTCCCATCAAAATGAATGATTCTAGATGGCCAAGCAATGAGGGGTGGGTTAAGATGCAACGCTTTAAAGATGGTCCAAAGAATGAGAGGATAACTATACACTTCAATTACAATATAAAAACAGGAGCTTTGATGATTTTAAAATCAAATAAAACATTACAAATTTTCCAAAAGAAAAATCATCTTGGCGAGGGAGTCTATTTTTCAGTTCAGCAGGATTTGGAATATTACTGCTACACTTGGATTTTTGGCTATTGGGATAGAGAAAGATCGATACAAATTGTGGCAAAAGGTTATTGGGAGTTTTCACCTAGCACAACTGAGAGGGTAGAAAATATTCTCATTCCGCTCAAAGAGTTTTTAAAACATCAACAATCAAAAGAAGTTAAGATTCCCAATCATTACTCTGCATCCGAATTTCAAGGGGGTAGTCATATCTGTTTTCATACTGATTTATGTGGCATTTTTTATTTTGATTTATACAGCATTGATCTTATGGATACAAATCTGCAGCCTTTTCTACACAATAAGGGTCGAGCTAGTGCTTTTGTATTGAAAAATATTGTCATTAAATCAGATGTTATTAAAAAAATTATTGATGAGATAGAAAGTAAAGTCATCCATAATCAAGATAGAGATCTTTGGATTCAAGATCTAATTGATCAATTCATTCAAGAAGATTTTAGCTGTTCTATTCTAGCTTTATATGAAAAAATTATTCGGCAAGCTCAAGATTATTCTCGCCATCAAACACCCATTCAATATTTTGAAGATTTTTTGCAAGAAATGTTTATTGAGGGATTTGAAATTAAGCGTTTTAGCCAAACACTGCCCAACAACCTTTTATATAACAATGTAAGTATTGACTATGGATATTCTCCAAAACTTAAGGCAAAAATAA
This window contains:
- a CDS encoding DDE-type integrase/transposase/recombinase, whose translation is MAWVSSREFLTLKNFCIEKDKNVLHQKVTRAKVKQKRVVRFGEYFFIFSYTQGIGRGGRVLRIWDEPFSSEEEAQSFYEREVLGGALEMSAKNKDHLSGSASNGGLLSGGGGSAGGSVGAGLGGGGSAGGSALLSGGSALLGVEGIKPSVYDRSYLLALEKQRVVQEWNRAKKEKMRAKDFIYALNAKGEYSFELSENKLFAWLRAYKQGGLEALRDTRGKNRNGENKIKELECEELVVSLIKASKGGVNLNSMHRALHILLHREGKFDFEVFNSRRGEAVSYSVLRRFVQEWLRKHPMSKKLIEKGSDSVVSSFAPAVGEARRGITLNEIVEIDGSSLDLIIDAREYAEMLGVSVEGEWQKRFTLIQLIDTYSKVRSFFICESENKLGVARAIAKYISKFGKPKIIRGDNGRAFVSQDVQACLENLGIEYERTPAYSGWCKPFVEKSFGTLQNHLMEWMKGYIGHSVSQRQAIEFFFDRKERRLKRGHKTHLENLHLLSELNVILDDYVEAVLLNSYDEALGVSPREAFESKRNEARAIHEYELSAKLLPAMKRSVGKEGVSVGGYKWVHPKMFEHSSIYITQNINNLYQSFVFDLEMNFLGEAVIKDGNDPLVAEMAQSAKREHQKRLRAIKKGVEASRKEVEEGFLEGVRKIKEGATRIEPPKLKPLNSVMEREVKLKEASEGGELEKYTLSKNLQKSKKDYSWEACVLNKA
- a CDS encoding host-nuclease inhibitor Gam family protein; translated protein: MEIKNYEDVDKALRRICECEVEIGRIEGEVTLKVNEIKEAYKNDVGKLENERNYLKQCIEGFCNEHKADFVDKRSKELVYGSIGYRVSKSVSLPRVKAKVEALISTIKKFGLKECILYEEKPNKEALSELDEASLVKLGLKREVKDNFRIEPKIESLSLEG
- a CDS encoding toxin C-terminal domain-containing protein, yielding MATSDDSPKTQNTPYSNKGNGGSANGGNKGDGDKKDEDRFKREGKIQKDEAEKIAKELGYQKTNRKSHGETIYQHTKKRSVITRDTDSHSGGAWKEAKTADDLTPTRRNGTFNKDLTERIGK
- a CDS encoding XRE family transcriptional regulator, giving the protein MVYFGKKIAEMRIAKGKTQQELANFLGVDVKKIGRIERGETRSIKNNDLQKIALFFNVSLDFLIDQNVSKLSVSQEKNVSKLSVSQEKNVHKLSISQENNVHKLSISQKVPQNECVSECVSPSSDPNSYYNIPKLTLHAQAGGGNELLDLCCYESGETLTIDKAFFKSIPQHKLKAIKVEGYSMIPMLYPDSWVIFEESREFKGDGLYIINYANQLMVKLLQLDPARNILDIISANKDYKSYSISESQIEFIVIGKVLRCII
- a CDS encoding AAA family ATPase, which codes for MEAIELSQVRADLEAFMSRENVSQASLSRALGVSASAISLFVKDKYTGKSEELAEKIKLYIANFSKREQKVETKLYESKDKRMSDFVISEAIENREIAIITGEAGSGKSSIAKEWSKSHPNVVLIEATLHTTASVLLKELCVRFGVNGGSNLHESVSNIAKYLKSADVVLMIDEAEHLPLRALEDLRRIWDFSGVPLVLFGTEILVRNLVGKNGELRQLYSRIGGKYKMKGLDKKECKEVFCEEIYPYTLGNFRASSKLYKRARRLAELHSEPLSEEIIKNAVNMVIL
- a CDS encoding Imm41 family immunity protein, translating into MRKRKLKTKNKINSDLKKLLRLNDDFKYCLWNGGGWSDEEYWKLEKGVIELIELNVNGKYQKKINAILGKIIDYYFAMNPSYIIDFEKLNTQNQSENINQYDRIDRLQFLALALMYNDTNLITENQLPYSPNPNNPHKQQKLEFDKNKNLKHLTLVLEAPFSLKNTAYFMAGLGIVFQELSANINYQKSYYYCAIPYQIFLIIHSPSPIKMLSDTAQRTRKELERDCKILQIGQGNQKVCIYKVAHLDATILELYLSNFKHNELFFLRLGDDNSVLHLLLNKMISLDKLIQKQGGAYLCYTNLGERQTLEVKIRK
- a CDS encoding DUF7768 domain-containing protein — protein: MEEPKLICYVASPVKNILELENYTPKAWQRVMDMAESGCREVKERGYIPLSPVLLFAKVYCEEKQREEALKDGLALLAKCHCFYEVKSAYKSEGVAKEREVAIDLGLALLN
- a CDS encoding Imm41 family immunity protein, which encodes MNIPYDVFRNFSNQHFEDFLEDNNFRHCLWDERGWSDEEYWKLEKGVIELIELNVNGKYQKKINAILGKIIEVYFLMQETHGCSIYFNDLNVDNQNGYIGIQERIDRFKSLVLALLFNNTKLIKKSFPYSPNPNNPHKQQKLEFDKNKNLKHLTLVLEAPFSLKNTAYFMAGLGIVFQELSANINYQKSYYYCAIPYQIFLIIHSPSPIKMLSDTAQRTRKELERDCKILQIGQGNQKVCIYKVAHLDATILELYLSNFKHNELFFLRLGDDNSVLHLLLNKMISLDKLIQKQGGAYLCYTNLGERQTLEVKIRK